From one Tetragenococcus osmophilus genomic stretch:
- a CDS encoding CTP synthase, with product MTKYIFVTGGVVSSIGKGIVAASLGRLLKNRGLKVTIQKFDPYINVDPGTMSPYQHGEVFVTDDGAETDLDLGHYERFIDINLNQYSNVTTGKVYSEVIRKERKGEYLGATVQVIPHITNEIKEKIMRAASMTDSDVIITEVGGTVGDIESLPFLEALRQMKGEVGADNVLYVHTTLIPYLKAAGEMKTKPTQHSVKELRGLGIQPNLLVVRTEEPIGQSTKNKLAQFCDVAPEAVIESLDVETLYSIPMNLQKQGMDQIVLNHLKLDAPEADMSEWQGLIDRVLNLKKTVRIALIGKYVELPDAYLSLMEALKHGGFAYDAKVQIDLINSAEITEENVAERLQGADGILVPGGFGDRGIEGKIATIRYARENDIPFLGICLGMQMACVEFARNVIGLENANTTERDPRTPHNVIDLMTEQKGVEDMGGTLRLGLYPCKIQEGTKTAQAYQEEVVQERHRHRYEFNNDYRDIFTENGMIFSGVSPDNHLAEIVEIPTNKFFVGCQFHPELISRPNRPQRLIKAFVGAAMGTKEEV from the coding sequence ATGACCAAATACATTTTCGTAACTGGCGGCGTTGTTTCATCTATTGGAAAAGGAATTGTAGCTGCTTCGTTAGGACGTTTATTGAAAAATCGAGGATTAAAAGTAACGATTCAAAAATTTGATCCTTACATTAATGTCGATCCAGGAACGATGAGCCCATATCAACACGGCGAAGTATTTGTGACTGACGATGGCGCAGAAACAGATTTAGACTTAGGACACTATGAACGGTTTATTGATATTAATTTAAATCAATATTCCAATGTGACGACCGGGAAAGTTTATTCTGAAGTAATTCGCAAAGAAAGAAAGGGCGAATACTTAGGGGCTACTGTCCAAGTAATCCCTCATATTACAAATGAAATTAAAGAAAAAATCATGCGAGCTGCAAGTATGACTGATTCAGATGTGATTATTACAGAAGTCGGAGGTACAGTAGGAGACATTGAATCCTTGCCTTTTCTAGAAGCTTTGCGTCAAATGAAAGGCGAAGTTGGAGCTGATAATGTCTTATATGTTCATACTACGTTAATTCCTTATTTGAAGGCAGCTGGCGAAATGAAAACAAAACCAACACAACATAGCGTGAAAGAATTGCGTGGCTTAGGTATCCAACCTAATTTGTTGGTAGTAAGAACAGAGGAACCTATTGGGCAAAGCACTAAAAATAAACTTGCACAATTTTGTGATGTGGCTCCAGAAGCCGTTATTGAGTCATTAGATGTTGAAACTCTTTATTCCATTCCGATGAATTTGCAAAAACAAGGGATGGACCAGATTGTTTTGAATCATTTGAAATTAGATGCGCCAGAAGCGGATATGAGCGAATGGCAAGGTTTGATCGACCGAGTTTTAAATTTGAAAAAGACAGTACGTATTGCTTTAATAGGTAAATATGTCGAACTACCTGATGCTTATCTTTCATTGATGGAAGCATTGAAGCATGGAGGATTTGCTTATGATGCTAAGGTTCAAATTGATTTGATTAATTCAGCTGAAATTACAGAAGAAAATGTCGCAGAACGACTACAAGGAGCAGACGGCATTTTAGTTCCAGGTGGCTTTGGTGATCGTGGGATAGAAGGTAAGATCGCTACGATCCGTTATGCTCGAGAGAACGATATTCCATTTTTAGGAATTTGTTTAGGTATGCAAATGGCTTGTGTTGAATTCGCACGAAACGTCATTGGATTAGAAAACGCGAATACAACTGAAAGAGATCCACGTACACCACATAATGTCATTGATCTTATGACTGAACAAAAAGGTGTAGAGGATATGGGAGGCACATTACGTTTAGGCCTTTATCCTTGTAAAATCCAAGAAGGAACCAAGACAGCACAAGCTTATCAAGAAGAAGTTGTACAAGAACGTCATCGTCATCGTTACGAATTTAATAATGATTACCGTGACATTTTCACAGAAAACGGCATGATTTTCTCAGGAGTTTCTCCAGATAATCATTTAGCAGAAATTGTAGAAATTCCTACGAATAAATTCTTTGTTGGATGCCAATTCCATCCAGAATTAATCTCACGACCTAACCGTCCGCAAAGACTAATAAAGGCTTTTGTAGGTGCTGCAATGGGAACAAAAGAAGAAGTTTAA
- a CDS encoding UDP-N-acetylglucosamine 1-carboxyvinyltransferase, with translation MKKIEIHGARPLSGEVTISGAKNSAVALIPAAILADSPVTLEGVPDIQDVHSLIEILEIMGVKTNFANNQLEIDPTHIVSVPMPSGKINSLRASYYFMGALLGKFGEGVVGLPGGCDLGPRPINLHIKGFETLGTQVTNEHGAMYLRTQEKGLQGDRIFLDMVSIGATINIMLAAVKAKGHTIIENAAREPEIIDVATLLNNMGAKIRGAGTDEIRIEGVDNLHGCRHAIIPDRIEAGTYLAIAAACGEGIKIKNVIYEHLDSYISKLEEIGVELEITEDTIYVPKTQNLQPATVKTYPYPGLATDLQQPLTSLLQKANGTSEVVDTIYSKRTNHIPELVRMGANASIEGNTMIINGPSQLHGAEVEASDLRAGACLIIAGLMAEGTTTISKVEYILRGYDHIIDKLTNLGAAIEMKEETK, from the coding sequence ATGAAAAAAATTGAAATTCACGGCGCGCGTCCATTGTCAGGAGAAGTTACTATCAGTGGAGCTAAAAATAGTGCCGTAGCATTAATCCCCGCTGCTATATTAGCAGATTCTCCAGTTACTTTAGAAGGTGTTCCTGATATTCAAGATGTTCACTCCTTAATAGAAATTCTTGAAATTATGGGCGTTAAAACAAATTTTGCAAACAATCAACTAGAAATTGATCCAACTCACATCGTTTCAGTCCCAATGCCAAGTGGAAAAATTAATAGCTTACGTGCTTCTTATTATTTTATGGGGGCATTATTAGGTAAATTCGGTGAAGGCGTTGTAGGATTGCCAGGTGGTTGTGACTTAGGTCCTCGCCCGATTAACTTACATATTAAAGGATTTGAAACATTAGGCACGCAAGTGACTAATGAACATGGCGCAATGTATCTGCGTACGCAAGAAAAAGGCTTACAAGGCGATCGTATTTTCTTAGATATGGTTTCTATCGGTGCTACTATCAATATTATGCTGGCAGCGGTAAAAGCTAAAGGCCATACTATTATTGAAAATGCAGCAAGAGAACCAGAAATTATTGATGTAGCTACGCTTTTAAATAATATGGGGGCAAAAATTCGTGGAGCAGGCACGGATGAAATCCGCATTGAAGGTGTAGATAATTTACATGGCTGCCGGCATGCCATTATTCCAGATCGTATTGAAGCTGGAACTTATTTAGCTATAGCCGCTGCTTGTGGTGAAGGTATCAAAATTAAAAACGTTATTTATGAACATTTAGATAGTTATATTTCTAAGTTGGAAGAAATAGGTGTAGAATTAGAGATTACGGAAGATACAATTTATGTTCCTAAAACACAAAATTTACAACCTGCTACTGTGAAAACTTATCCTTATCCAGGTTTAGCAACTGATTTACAACAGCCTCTTACTTCCCTTTTGCAAAAAGCTAATGGAACTTCCGAAGTTGTCGACACCATTTATTCCAAAAGAACCAATCATATACCTGAGTTAGTACGTATGGGTGCTAATGCTTCTATTGAAGGAAATACGATGATTATAAACGGGCCAAGCCAATTACACGGAGCAGAAGTCGAAGCTTCTGATTTACGGGCAGGCGCTTGTTTGATTATTGCAGGGCTAATGGCTGAAGGAACGACAACAATTAGCAAGGTAGAGTATATTTTACGCGGCTATGACCATATTATTGATAAGTTAACTAATTTAGGCGCCGCTATAGAAATGAAAGAGGAGACAAAATGA
- a CDS encoding quaternary amine ABC transporter ATP-binding protein, producing MSTKVRVEHLTKIFGRRTQQALEQVKAGKSKQDILEETGATVGVHDVSFDVNEGEVFVIMGLSGSGKSTLVRMLNRLIEPTSGDVYLDDQDVSKMSKEDLREVRRTKLNMVFQNFGLFPQRTVLENTEYGLEVRGVGKEERQKKAEDALDNSGLLSVKDQYPNQLSGGMQQRVGLARAIANDPEVLLMDEAFSALDPLIRKDMQDDLMDLQEKVQKTIIFITHDLNEALRIGDRIALMRDGEIMQIGTGEEILTHPANDFVREFTEDIDRSKVLSAENIMEPALTINVEADGPNVALQRMRKEEVSMLLAVDRKRHLKGSLTAEEALDARKNDKTLKEVLDKNVQKVEKNTLVTDIFEMIEGSAAPLAVVDDDDRVVGVVVRGSVIGAMTDTDTNDSEELKENQEAADKEGVSADA from the coding sequence TTGAGTACAAAAGTTCGGGTAGAACATTTGACCAAAATTTTTGGTCGAAGAACCCAACAAGCTCTTGAACAAGTAAAAGCTGGAAAATCCAAGCAAGATATCTTGGAAGAAACTGGCGCAACTGTCGGTGTTCATGATGTCAGTTTTGATGTTAATGAAGGCGAAGTTTTTGTTATTATGGGCTTATCCGGAAGTGGGAAATCCACTTTAGTACGGATGCTTAATCGTTTGATTGAACCAACATCTGGTGATGTTTATCTTGATGACCAAGACGTTTCAAAAATGTCAAAAGAAGATTTACGTGAAGTTCGTCGAACGAAATTGAATATGGTTTTTCAAAACTTTGGACTTTTCCCCCAACGTACCGTTTTGGAAAATACCGAGTACGGTTTAGAAGTCCGCGGTGTTGGTAAGGAAGAACGTCAGAAAAAAGCGGAAGATGCTTTGGATAATTCTGGCTTACTTTCAGTCAAAGATCAATATCCGAATCAATTATCCGGTGGGATGCAACAACGTGTTGGCCTAGCTCGTGCTATCGCCAATGACCCTGAAGTTTTATTAATGGACGAAGCGTTTTCTGCTTTGGATCCCTTGATTCGTAAGGATATGCAAGATGATTTGATGGACTTGCAAGAAAAAGTACAAAAGACCATTATTTTCATCACGCACGATTTGAATGAGGCTTTACGTATTGGAGATCGAATTGCTTTGATGCGTGATGGTGAGATCATGCAAATCGGTACAGGAGAAGAAATATTAACTCATCCAGCCAACGACTTTGTTCGTGAATTTACCGAAGACATCGATCGTTCGAAGGTTCTATCAGCGGAAAATATTATGGAGCCTGCTTTAACGATTAATGTAGAAGCAGATGGTCCTAACGTTGCTTTACAACGGATGCGTAAAGAAGAAGTAAGTATGCTACTAGCTGTAGATCGTAAGCGACACCTTAAAGGTAGTTTAACAGCTGAAGAAGCTTTAGATGCACGTAAAAATGATAAAACATTAAAAGAAGTATTAGATAAAAACGTACAAAAGGTTGAAAAAAATACGTTAGTAACCGATATTTTTGAAATGATTGAAGGTTCTGCAGCTCCTTTAGCAGTTGTCGACGATGATGACCGTGTGGTTGGCGTTGTCGTTCGTGGTAGTGTGATCGGTGCAATGACCGATACAGACACAAACGATAGCGAGGAACTGAAAGAAAACCAAGAAGCGGCTGACAAGGAAGGAGTGAGCGCAGATGCTTGA
- a CDS encoding class II fructose-bisphosphate aldolase, protein MPLVSGSEIFKEARKNGYAIGAYNTNNLEWTQAILQSAQEKNAPVLIQTSMGAAKYMGGYKLVVDMVNNLIESMNITVPVVLHLDHGEYEHALECIEAGYSSVMFDGSSLPFDENLAKTKDVVERAHAKGMSVECEVGTIGGEEDGIVGTGELADIDECIQMVNTGIDFLACGIGNIHGVYPENWKGLDFDHLQAITDAVGKDVPLVLHGGSGIPQDQIERAITMGISKVNVNTEFQIAFAKATRQYIEEGKDQEGKGFDPRKLLAPGKEAIIKEAKNHIDWFGSADKA, encoded by the coding sequence ATGCCATTAGTATCAGGCTCAGAAATTTTTAAGGAAGCACGTAAGAATGGGTATGCAATCGGCGCGTATAACACAAACAACTTGGAATGGACCCAAGCGATCCTTCAATCTGCGCAAGAAAAAAATGCACCAGTGTTAATTCAAACTTCCATGGGCGCTGCAAAATACATGGGGGGTTATAAGTTAGTTGTTGATATGGTAAATAACCTAATCGAATCAATGAATATTACTGTACCCGTAGTTCTTCACTTAGACCATGGGGAATATGAACATGCATTAGAATGTATCGAAGCTGGTTATAGCTCAGTTATGTTTGATGGTTCTTCTCTTCCATTTGACGAAAACTTAGCAAAAACTAAGGACGTTGTTGAAAGAGCACATGCTAAAGGCATGTCTGTTGAATGTGAAGTAGGAACGATTGGCGGAGAAGAAGACGGTATTGTCGGTACTGGCGAATTAGCTGATATTGACGAATGTATCCAAATGGTTAACACAGGTATTGACTTTTTAGCTTGTGGTATCGGAAATATCCATGGGGTATATCCTGAAAACTGGAAAGGTCTAGATTTTGATCATCTACAAGCAATCACTGATGCTGTAGGAAAAGACGTTCCACTAGTATTGCACGGTGGCTCAGGTATTCCACAAGATCAAATCGAAAGAGCTATCACAATGGGAATTTCTAAAGTAAACGTAAATACTGAATTCCAAATTGCATTTGCTAAAGCAACACGTCAATACATTGAAGAAGGCAAAGACCAAGAAGGTAAAGGTTTTGACCCTCGTAAATTATTAGCACCAGGTAAAGAAGCTATCATTAAAGAAGCGAAAAACCATATCGATTGGTTCGGTTCAGCTGATAAAGCATAA
- a CDS encoding type B 50S ribosomal protein L31: MRQSIHPEYHPVVFMDSTTGFKFLSGSTKNSDETIEWEDGNTYPVIRVEVTSDSHPFYTGRQKFTQADGPVDRFNKKYGFKDANASE; this comes from the coding sequence ATGAGACAAAGTATTCATCCAGAATATCATCCAGTTGTATTTATGGATTCAACGACCGGATTTAAATTTTTGTCAGGTTCAACAAAAAACTCAGATGAAACGATTGAATGGGAAGATGGCAACACTTACCCAGTAATTCGTGTGGAAGTTACTTCTGATTCCCATCCATTTTATACTGGAAGACAAAAATTCACGCAAGCAGATGGCCCAGTGGACCGTTTCAACAAAAAGTACGGTTTCAAAGACGCCAACGCTTCAGAATAA
- the glnA gene encoding type I glutamate--ammonia ligase, producing the protein MPKVDYTAEQIKEIAQNENVRFLRLMFTDVSGMIKNVEVPISQIDKVLDNKMMFDGSSIEGFVRIEESDMYLCPDLTTWMIFPWEAEHGKVARLICDIYNSDGTPFAGDPRGNLKRVLYHMQDLGFTSFELGPEPEFFLFQLDKDENITKNLNDHGGYFDFAPMDLGENCRRDIVLELEKLGFEVEASHHEAAPGQHEIDFKYADAIDACDNIQTFKLVVKTIARKYGLHATFMPKPMDGIAGSGMHCNMSLFKGEKNAFYDENGELELSQTAYQFLAGLIKHARAYTAVCDPTVNSYKRLVPGYEAPVHVAWSGHNRSPLIRVPSSRGMSTRLELRSVDPSANPYLALATLVEAGLDGIQNELVPPEGVDRNIYVMTEEERTKAQIFDLPSTLHNALKELKDDQVVIEALGSHIYENFIEAKQMEWSAFRQTVSEWEREQYLELY; encoded by the coding sequence ATGCCCAAAGTAGACTATACTGCAGAACAGATAAAAGAAATTGCCCAAAACGAGAATGTCCGATTTTTACGTTTAATGTTTACCGACGTTAGCGGTATGATAAAAAATGTGGAAGTACCGATAAGCCAAATTGATAAGGTCTTAGATAATAAAATGATGTTTGACGGTTCTTCTATCGAAGGATTTGTACGTATTGAAGAAAGTGATATGTATTTATGTCCTGACTTAACCACTTGGATGATCTTTCCTTGGGAAGCTGAACATGGAAAAGTGGCTCGTTTAATTTGTGATATCTATAATTCAGATGGGACGCCTTTTGCTGGTGATCCGCGGGGAAATTTGAAACGTGTTTTGTATCATATGCAAGATTTAGGTTTTACTTCTTTTGAATTAGGCCCAGAACCTGAATTTTTCTTATTTCAATTAGACAAAGACGAAAACATTACGAAAAATTTAAATGACCACGGCGGTTACTTTGATTTCGCCCCTATGGATTTAGGGGAAAATTGCCGACGGGATATTGTATTAGAATTAGAAAAATTAGGATTTGAAGTCGAAGCTTCTCACCACGAAGCTGCGCCTGGTCAACACGAAATTGATTTTAAATACGCTGACGCTATCGACGCATGTGATAATATCCAAACCTTTAAGTTAGTAGTAAAAACCATCGCAAGAAAATATGGACTACATGCTACTTTCATGCCTAAACCAATGGATGGCATTGCCGGATCTGGCATGCATTGTAATATGTCTTTGTTTAAAGGAGAGAAAAACGCCTTTTATGATGAAAATGGCGAATTAGAGTTAAGCCAAACAGCTTACCAATTTTTAGCCGGTTTGATTAAACATGCTCGTGCTTACACTGCTGTTTGTGATCCAACGGTAAACTCCTATAAACGCTTAGTTCCTGGTTATGAAGCGCCAGTGCACGTGGCTTGGTCTGGTCATAATCGTTCGCCTTTAATTCGGGTGCCTTCTTCACGCGGAATGTCTACTCGTTTAGAGTTGCGTTCAGTAGATCCATCCGCGAATCCATACTTAGCATTAGCTACATTAGTAGAAGCTGGACTTGATGGTATTCAAAATGAATTAGTACCTCCAGAAGGAGTAGACCGCAACATTTATGTTATGACAGAAGAAGAGCGGACAAAAGCACAAATCTTTGATTTGCCTTCAACTTTGCATAATGCGCTAAAAGAATTAAAAGATGATCAAGTAGTTATCGAAGCGCTAGGCTCTCATATTTATGAGAACTTTATTGAAGCCAAACAAATGGAATGGTCCGCCTTTAGACAGACAGTATCAGAATGGGAAAGAGAACAATATTTAGAACTTTATTAA
- the rho gene encoding transcription termination factor Rho: MSDYLTMAELDDMTLKEIYNYARDFKISYYSQMNKKELSLAVIRAQAEKQGFFYMEGILDIISQDGYGFLRPINYGPSAEDIYISNSQIRRFGLRNGDKVAGKARPPKESERYYGLMHVESVNGKNPEEAKKRPHFPALTALYPEEPFTLETTPGRVSTRIMDLFSPVGFGQRGLIVAPPKAGKTSILKEVANGITENNPDVELIVLLIDERPEEVTDLERSVDGEVVYSTFDLQPNNHTRVSELVLERAMRLVEDKRDVVILMDSITRLARAYNLVVPPSGRTLSGGIDPAALYKPKKFFGAARNIEEGGSLTILATALVDTGSRMDDVIYEEFKGTGNMEMHLSRQLAERRIFPAIDLKRSSTRKEELLMSPEQLEETWRLRNNMLGDSLEYTEQFISFLKKTKTNQEFLDSFQDVSFTDKKAKRSTRR; this comes from the coding sequence ATGAGCGATTATTTAACAATGGCGGAATTAGATGATATGACGCTAAAAGAAATCTATAATTATGCGCGAGATTTTAAGATTTCTTATTATAGTCAAATGAATAAAAAAGAATTATCATTAGCTGTTATCCGAGCACAAGCAGAAAAGCAAGGGTTCTTTTATATGGAAGGAATCCTAGATATAATCTCCCAAGATGGGTATGGTTTTTTACGGCCCATCAATTATGGACCGAGTGCTGAAGATATTTATATTTCCAATTCTCAAATTCGACGTTTCGGGTTGAGAAATGGCGATAAAGTAGCAGGAAAAGCGCGCCCACCAAAAGAATCAGAGCGATATTATGGTTTGATGCACGTAGAAAGTGTGAATGGAAAAAATCCAGAAGAAGCTAAAAAACGTCCTCACTTCCCAGCTTTAACAGCTCTTTATCCAGAAGAACCGTTTACTTTAGAAACCACTCCAGGTCGGGTTTCAACCCGGATTATGGACTTATTTTCTCCTGTAGGCTTTGGCCAACGTGGTTTGATTGTAGCTCCTCCAAAAGCAGGTAAGACAAGTATTTTAAAAGAAGTGGCCAATGGCATTACCGAGAATAATCCAGACGTTGAATTGATCGTCCTTTTAATTGATGAACGTCCTGAAGAAGTAACAGACTTAGAGCGTAGTGTAGATGGTGAAGTTGTCTATTCTACTTTTGATTTACAGCCTAATAATCATACCCGCGTATCGGAGTTGGTTTTGGAGCGAGCAATGCGTTTAGTAGAAGACAAACGCGATGTCGTTATTTTGATGGATAGTATCACGCGTCTAGCACGGGCATATAATTTAGTAGTGCCTCCTAGTGGACGGACCTTGAGTGGCGGGATTGATCCTGCAGCTTTATATAAACCCAAAAAATTCTTTGGTGCAGCTAGAAATATTGAAGAAGGCGGTAGTTTGACGATCTTAGCTACAGCTTTAGTCGATACGGGAAGCCGGATGGATGATGTGATTTATGAGGAATTTAAAGGTACTGGAAACATGGAAATGCACCTCTCTCGCCAATTAGCAGAACGCCGTATCTTCCCAGCCATTGATTTGAAACGCTCTAGCACGCGTAAAGAAGAATTATTAATGAGCCCAGAACAATTAGAAGAAACTTGGCGCTTGCGCAATAATATGCTAGGAGATTCTTTAGAATATACCGAACAATTTATCAGTTTTTTGAAGAAAACTAAAACTAACCAAGAGTTTCTTGATAGCTTTCAAGATGTTTCTTTTACAGACAAAAAAGCTAAAAGAAGTACTAGAAGATAG
- a CDS encoding GntR family transcriptional regulator, with translation MEKNLKPSKRVTLPRYQQIAVDIAERIVEGRYKVGQKIHARSTLASNFSASSETARKAINVLIDLDIMEARQGSGTYVSSKENAQIFVEKYKNVQSVQEIRQDLLESVQRQKEELDNFSDSLDVLVNQTKKVHDVSTFVPFELKLTSEAQELERSVSDLHIWQKTGATIVGIQTDTELLLSPGPYAKLSAGNTIYFVGHELSMQRMQQLFYPGNES, from the coding sequence ATGGAAAAAAATTTAAAACCATCAAAACGAGTTACTTTACCACGGTACCAACAAATAGCTGTAGATATTGCAGAAAGAATTGTTGAAGGCCGCTATAAAGTAGGACAAAAAATTCATGCCCGTTCTACTTTAGCCAGTAATTTTAGCGCTTCTTCTGAGACAGCCCGTAAGGCGATTAATGTTTTGATCGATTTGGATATTATGGAGGCGCGGCAGGGAAGTGGGACCTATGTTTCTTCTAAAGAAAACGCGCAAATTTTTGTGGAAAAATATAAAAATGTGCAATCGGTCCAAGAGATTCGTCAAGATCTCTTAGAAAGTGTTCAACGGCAGAAAGAAGAACTAGATAACTTTTCCGATTCTTTAGATGTTTTAGTTAATCAAACGAAAAAGGTGCATGACGTTTCGACTTTTGTCCCCTTTGAATTAAAGTTGACTTCAGAGGCGCAAGAGTTAGAAAGAAGTGTATCAGATCTGCATATTTGGCAAAAAACAGGTGCCACAATTGTTGGTATTCAGACAGATACGGAATTGCTTCTTTCTCCAGGTCCATATGCAAAATTAAGCGCTGGTAATACGATTTATTTTGTAGGACATGAACTAAGTATGCAGCGGATGCAGCAGCTTTTTTATCCAGGGAATGAAAGCTAA
- a CDS encoding ISLre2 family transposase — MESIVTDLVEVMKKETNFLARERAMMIFFTQLITTITQLAFQTLDEEICAQCKKEGFRVDRKSERTITFLFGTVTYVRRRMKNQANDIRYPLDEFLGIRKGLRYSSLVLRNVSQLGSIMVYRHVSQAIDCLTSWQMSHQNVQQLVVKTGELVQTRSTHESRYDGVIIKKKVPYLYLEGDGVKIGGQKKQSLEVHRFQVCEGSQKVGNRSEMIAPHFVSHLNRQKAYKEMMAYLQAYYDLSHTVVISNSDGGSGYEKAVFDELALGCLRHEHFRDRYHVHRKIKERMPFVPQLQHRMIRAIEHYDWQEVQLVLDTSESLIEEKEAEASEHLRLLHHYLQRNWPYLKSLKARGIRDPQACIGTIESTHRKITYRMKRQGRLWTKTGAQAMIRVIDSLRNQEFEGWLNQYEALPDDVVAQEKRWQAMKRWVQKKPNFQAHEGAFKGQMGEGKAKSAPLGQFAKGLNQLIMTPNYL; from the coding sequence ATGGAATCTATTGTAACAGATTTAGTGGAAGTAATGAAGAAGGAAACGAATTTTTTAGCAAGAGAAAGAGCTATGATGATCTTTTTTACGCAATTGATCACGACAATTACCCAACTAGCGTTTCAAACGCTTGATGAAGAAATTTGTGCGCAATGTAAGAAAGAAGGCTTTCGCGTCGATCGTAAAAGCGAGAGAACCATCACCTTTTTGTTTGGGACCGTGACCTATGTTCGTCGACGAATGAAAAATCAAGCCAATGACATTCGTTACCCCTTAGATGAATTTCTAGGGATTCGAAAAGGGCTTCGTTATAGTTCGCTAGTCCTGCGAAACGTCTCTCAATTAGGCAGTATCATGGTTTATCGTCATGTTTCTCAAGCGATTGACTGTTTAACTTCTTGGCAGATGAGTCATCAAAATGTGCAACAGTTGGTGGTTAAAACCGGTGAACTGGTCCAGACACGAAGCACGCATGAAAGTCGTTATGACGGCGTGATCATCAAGAAAAAAGTGCCTTATTTATATTTGGAAGGAGACGGCGTAAAGATTGGCGGACAGAAGAAACAATCTCTTGAAGTCCATCGTTTTCAAGTATGTGAAGGCAGCCAGAAAGTCGGGAATCGCTCGGAAATGATCGCCCCGCACTTTGTGAGTCATCTGAATCGGCAAAAAGCATACAAAGAAATGATGGCCTATCTTCAAGCCTATTATGATTTAAGTCATACCGTTGTCATTTCCAATAGTGACGGCGGTTCAGGCTATGAAAAAGCCGTGTTTGATGAACTGGCTTTAGGTTGTTTGCGTCATGAACACTTCCGTGATCGATACCATGTCCATCGTAAAATTAAAGAACGAATGCCTTTTGTTCCCCAACTCCAACATCGTATGATACGAGCGATTGAACATTATGATTGGCAAGAGGTCCAGCTTGTTTTAGATACCTCGGAAAGCTTGATTGAAGAAAAGGAAGCCGAGGCTTCAGAACATTTACGTTTACTGCATCACTATCTTCAAAGAAATTGGCCTTATTTAAAATCATTGAAAGCACGAGGAATCAGAGATCCCCAAGCATGTATTGGCACGATCGAAAGTACCCATCGAAAAATCACCTATCGCATGAAGCGCCAAGGTCGTTTATGGACAAAAACCGGTGCCCAAGCCATGATTCGTGTCATTGATAGTTTACGGAATCAAGAATTTGAAGGATGGTTGAATCAATACGAAGCCCTTCCGGACGACGTGGTCGCTCAAGAAAAGCGTTGGCAAGCTATGAAACGTTGGGTACAGAAAAAACCTAACTTTCAAGCTCATGAAGGTGCGTTTAAAGGGCAAATGGGCGAAGGAAAAGCGAAAAGTGCACCTTTAGGCCAATTCGCCAAAGGACTAAATCAATTAATAATGACCCCGAATTATCTCTAA
- a CDS encoding YoaK family protein — MENLLQKIDGIDAYIHYLIALCGGFFGVYALVSRMGNLGQAQTANLIEMIGNILGKNLSEGFIRIIAAFLFMGGIIFATVLEKSSKTKIDLRYLSIFFDLIAAGIIGFFPLSMNPIIALYPVFFAAAFQWCIFKGAKGYASATIFCSNNLKQTTISVIEYFLLTKNHPDRKEKIEKIKFYVSTIVSFYTGVIVGYLLWYFYGVHSIWFVVCPLLMNVGLVFLDKKKSELAFTIQNDSIYETTT, encoded by the coding sequence ATGGAAAATCTTTTACAAAAAATAGATGGCATTGACGCTTATATTCACTATTTGATAGCTCTTTGCGGGGGCTTTTTTGGTGTGTACGCTCTTGTAAGTCGTATGGGAAATTTAGGCCAAGCACAAACAGCTAATTTAATCGAAATGATAGGAAATATTTTAGGAAAGAATTTATCAGAAGGGTTCATCCGTATCATTGCAGCCTTTCTTTTTATGGGTGGCATAATTTTTGCTACCGTACTAGAAAAAAGTTCCAAAACAAAAATCGATTTGAGATATCTTTCTATATTTTTTGACTTGATAGCCGCTGGTATTATTGGTTTTTTCCCGCTTAGTATGAACCCTATTATTGCCCTTTATCCAGTATTCTTTGCTGCAGCATTTCAGTGGTGTATATTTAAAGGCGCAAAAGGGTATGCGAGTGCTACGATTTTTTGTTCCAATAATCTGAAGCAAACGACAATTTCAGTGATTGAATATTTTTTGCTGACAAAAAATCATCCAGATAGAAAAGAAAAAATAGAAAAAATAAAGTTTTATGTAAGCACTATTGTAAGCTTTTATACAGGCGTAATTGTTGGCTATTTGCTATGGTATTTTTATGGTGTACATAGTATTTGGTTTGTAGTATGCCCACTTTTGATGAATGTAGGACTGGTTTTCTTAGATAAAAAGAAAAGCGAGTTAGCTTTTACTATCCAAAATGATTCCATTTATGAAACTACCACATAA